From a single Streptomyces sp. NBC_00237 genomic region:
- a CDS encoding EF-Tu/IF-2/RF-3 family GTPase, with protein MEATGKPFLMHIGDLFWQNQGRAVMLTGLVERGRVHKGDAVEIVGFGGTALVAVEEIEASRRYVDEASAGMNVGLLIRGTAAGAVERGQVLAAPGSISGHTRFAADITLLSEEHGATEVRTGERLHFYFGTAVVAGDVTLTGGLDVLYPLHRGDVTITLERPVPLEEGQCVVLRHRGRAAGSGHVMRLLS; from the coding sequence ATGGAAGCAACGGGCAAGCCGTTCCTGATGCATATCGGAGATCTCTTCTGGCAGAACCAGGGCAGGGCGGTCATGCTGACCGGCCTGGTCGAGCGCGGGCGGGTTCATAAGGGCGATGCGGTGGAGATCGTCGGTTTCGGTGGCACCGCGCTCGTCGCCGTCGAAGAGATCGAAGCTTCCCGTCGGTATGTCGACGAGGCGAGTGCAGGCATGAACGTGGGCCTGTTGATACGTGGGACGGCGGCCGGTGCGGTGGAGCGGGGGCAGGTGTTGGCGGCACCTGGCTCTATCAGCGGTCACACCAGGTTTGCCGCAGACATCACGCTCTTGTCTGAGGAACACGGTGCTACCGAAGTGCGCACTGGTGAGCGACTCCACTTCTACTTCGGCACTGCCGTTGTAGCGGGTGACGTGACGCTTACGGGGGGATTGGATGTCCTGTATCCGCTCCACCGGGGCGACGTGACGATCACGCTTGAACGGCCGGTTCCCTTGGAGGAAGGGCAGTGCGTTGTTCTTCGGCACCGCGGACGGGCTGCTGGCTCGGGACATGTTATGCGCCTTCTCAGCTGA